GACGACGGTGTGACCGGCGTACTCGAACTCGAGGGACGAGAACCCGGAACTCGAGGAGAGGGTGTCGATGACTTCGGGATCGATGACGTTGTAGAGCGGATCGAGTTCGATCGGATCGATTCCGGAGGCGTCGGCAACGAGTTCGATGACGGCCATACTCGGGTTATCGTCGTCGGCCGCCACTGTCGTCGAATACTCGGAGTTCATAACTAACGCTGTTGGGACCGGGAGTAAAGAAAATGACTCAATTTTTCGGCCCGCGTCCAACAGGCAAAATCACAGTTCGCTCGGACGAACTGTCGCTCCCGTCGCTACTCTCGAACGCGTTCGTATCGAACTTCTTCGAACGGCCATATATGGACTTCGGAATGACGCGTCCGTTTTCAATGGGCGGTCGCGTCCGTCAATCCCGTCGCGGGACCTCGTGACGGCCGAACCCGTACCGGAGCCGGTTCGCGAGGCGCCGCGAGAAGCGTCCGTCGTCGGCCCGCGAGCCGAACCGTTCGGAGAGCGCCGTGTAGATCAGGGGGAGCGGCACCTCCTGTTCTAAGGCCTCCTGGACGGTCCAGGTCCCTGTCGAGCCGCCCTCGATACGATCGGCGACGGTTCCGAGGTCGTTCCCCTCCTCGCGGAACGCCTCCTCGCAGAGTTCGAGCAGCCACGACCGGATGACGGCGCCGTTGTTCCAGACCGACGCGACTGACTCGAGGTCCAGATCGTAGCGACCCTCGTGGAGCAACTCGAAGCCCTCGCCGTACGTCTGCATCAGGGCGTACTCGACGCCGTTGTGGATCATCTTCACGTAGTGGCCCGAGCCGGCGGGCCCCATGTGCTCGTGGCCGTCGGGACCGGTCGCGACCGCGTCGAAGACGGGCGTCAGCTCGTCGTAGGCCCACTCGGGGCCGCCGACCATCAGCGAGAAGCCGAGTTCCGCGCCCGCGGGGCCGCCGGAGGTGCCACAGTCCAGATACGCCGCGGGACAGGACGCCGCGCGGCGCACGGAGTCCTCGAAGTAGGAGTTGCCGCCGTCGACGACGACGTCGTCGCCGCCGAGGTGGCTCTCGAGTTCCTCGAGGGTCGCGTCGACGGCCTCCCCGGCGGGAACCATCAGCCAGATGCGCTTGTCGTCGCCGAGGCGGTCGGTCAGGTCCGCGATCGACTCCGCCGGCTCGGCGCCGGCGTCGGCGGCCGTCGCGACGGCCTCCGCATCGAGGTCGAAGGCGACGACGTCGTGGCCGGCCTCGAGGGTGCGGTCGACGACGATCTGTCCCATGCGTCCGAGTCCGATTACGCCCAGTTGCATGGGGACCACTCGGCGGGGCTGCGAGGTAGTGGTTGTGATTTCGCGGGCTGCGGCCGTACCCGGCGCGTCGACTCGTGCGCGTTTCGACGGCCCGTTCGAGCGCGTTTTGCTGTTCGGTCGCTCACTCGAGCGCGCGACGTGGCGTCGCTCCCGGTGGAGACGCGCCGGCACCGCCTCCGTGCGATCCGCTGGTGTCGCTGGCCGACGCTATCGACGGAGAAGGAACGAACTGCCACGTACCGCTAGCATACCGTCTCGCTCGCAACCGGTGCAGTGACCCGAGTCAGCCGACCGATCAGTGCAGCGGCTCCTCGAGTCGGGCCCAGCCGATCGCGTCGAGGACGACGATGCGGTCGTTGTAGTGGACGTAGACGCCGTTGTACTCCCCGCCGGAGCCGCTGTAGTAGGGCAGCGAGCCGCGGACGGTGTCGACGACGGACCAGGCGCCGTCGCGGTCGATCGTGACGTGTTCCCATTCCTCGCGCGCGTCGTTGCGGACCGCGCGGTCGATGGCGCGTCGCGCGCCCGGAATCTCGGCCAGCCGCTGGGAGGTGCTGTCGACGACGGTCGCGCCGTCGGGAACCTCGTCGCGGCCGATGATTCGTGCGCCGAGGTTCGCTTTCGATCGCGACGGCGAATCGGTGCGCTGACCCGAGCGAAGCGCGTATCCGGCGACTGCGGCCGTTCCGACCGCCAGCAGCGACAGCGCCATTTCTTTGCCCCTGATCATCATGGGAGTACCTTACAGTAACTGATTAAGTATCTTTCGCAAGAATGTCCGGCTTTCGTTGGCGTCCGGACGACAGAATTGCGGCGCGAACTGTCCCGTTCGGCCGACGGTCGCCGTTCGACGGTATTCAGAGAAGCGCCGCGGCGTTGGACGTGATCGCGCCGCCGACGACGAGCAATCCGATGGCGACGACCGCCCCCGCCCGGTACACGGGGAGCGCGTTGGCCGCCGGCTCGCGGAGTTTCTTCCCGTTGAGTCCCGTCTCGAGTCGCTTCGCGCCGATCTCGACGAGACCGGCCAGAAGCGCCCAGAGGATCACCATTCCGAGCACCAGGTGACCGTTGGTCGTCTCGAAGAGCGTTTCCGACGTGTAGCGCTGGCCGGCGAGGTGGCCGCCGGAGAGCAGCAAGACGAGGG
This portion of the Haloterrigena gelatinilytica genome encodes:
- a CDS encoding HalOD1 output domain-containing protein, encoding MNSEYSTTVAADDDNPSMAVIELVADASGIDPIELDPLYNVIDPEVIDTLSSSSGFSSLEFEYAGHTVVVDGTGNGIEISLEPVTIGSDRSSGVSGPSL
- the gnd gene encoding phosphogluconate dehydrogenase (NAD(+)-dependent, decarboxylating), producing MQLGVIGLGRMGQIVVDRTLEAGHDVVAFDLDAEAVATAADAGAEPAESIADLTDRLGDDKRIWLMVPAGEAVDATLEELESHLGGDDVVVDGGNSYFEDSVRRAASCPAAYLDCGTSGGPAGAELGFSLMVGGPEWAYDELTPVFDAVATGPDGHEHMGPAGSGHYVKMIHNGVEYALMQTYGEGFELLHEGRYDLDLESVASVWNNGAVIRSWLLELCEEAFREEGNDLGTVADRIEGGSTGTWTVQEALEQEVPLPLIYTALSERFGSRADDGRFSRRLANRLRYGFGRHEVPRRD
- a CDS encoding copper resistance protein CopD, with amino-acid sequence MVDAFLAQTIHLIFAGIWAGSVFYVAFVVLPLARDGAFNTTKPLEAISGKLTTISRVSALVLLLSGGHLAGQRYTSETLFETTNGHLVLGMVILWALLAGLVEIGAKRLETGLNGKKLREPAANALPVYRAGAVVAIGLLVVGGAITSNAAALL